In Papaver somniferum cultivar HN1 chromosome 1, ASM357369v1, whole genome shotgun sequence, a genomic segment contains:
- the LOC113282452 gene encoding protein MIZU-KUSSEI 1-like: MGEPEPPAISDPPSALPPLPAAEEPKTSTNKSDSPSSPRASTNSDAPSSPRPSQPEEEPPKQSTNSNSTASPTPSQRYTTPRLPVSLVQPSQKKKKPVKVVRILRALFRSFPVFTPVCKFNGFPDRNRTTTGVLVTGTLYGFRRGRVSLCIQENPKCIPTLVIELAMQTSVLQKEMSLGMVRIALECEKRPADKEKLKLLDEPVWSMYCNGKKGGYGMKRDATDEDLNIMELLRASSMGAGVLPGNSEVEGPDGELAYMRAYFEHVVGSKDSETFYLISPEGNHGPELSIFFVRV; the protein is encoded by the coding sequence ATGGGAGAGCCAGAACCACCTGCCATTTCAGACCCTCCATCAGCATTACCACCACTACCCGCGGCAGAAGAGCCCAAAACATCTACAAATAAATCAGACTCTCCTTCATCACCGAGAGCATCTACGAATTCAGACGCTCCATCATCACCACGGCCATCACAACCAGAAGAAGAACCACCGAAACAATCTACAAATTCTAACTCTACAGCATCACCAACACCGTCGCAGAGATACACAACACCTCGGCTGCCTGTTTCTCTTGTTCAACCTtcgcagaaaaagaaaaaacccgtCAAAGTTGTAAGAATTCTTCGTGCTCTCTTTAGATCGTTCCCGGTGTTTACACCCGTTTGCAAGTTTAACGGCTTTCCTGACAGAAACCGTACGACCACCGGAGTTTTAGTAACCGGTACGTTATATGGGTTTCGAAGAGGACGAGTAAGTTTATGCATACAAGAGAATCCAAAATGTATTCCTACGTTAGTGATTGAACTTGCCATGCAAACTAGTGTTTTACAAAAGGAAATGAGTTTAGGTATGGTAAGAATAGCTCTTGAATGCGAAAAAAGACCTGCCGATAAAGAAAAACTTAAACTCTTGGATGAACCAGTTTGGTCTATGTATTGTAATGGTAAAAAGGGTGGATATGGTATGAAAAGAGATGCTACAGATGAAGACTTAAACATCATGGAGCTTCTCAGGGCGTCGTCGATGGGAGCTGGTGTTCTTCCTGGGAATTCAGAAGTTGAAGGTCCGGACGGCGAGTTGGCGTACATGAGAGCCTATTTCGAACATGTTGTTGGATCAaaagattcagagacattttatctGATTAGTCCTGAAGGGAATCATGGCCCAGAGCTAAGCATATTCTTCGTCAGGGTTTGA